A stretch of DNA from Paenibacillus albus:
ACGCTTCACTCGAAGGTAGCATCTGCCCAACAAAAAAAGCCCATCGTCTCTTGTTTAATCAAGAGACGACAGGCTTCATGAGCTTGCCGCGGTACCACTCTCGTTGCCCGAACACTCAAGTTCGGACCCGCTTAAGCAGCTGCACATCCGGCGAGCATGGCACGGTGCCAAGCACCGCTTCTCCCCTTCCATAAGCTGCACCCGATCACGGGGGTTAGCCGTAACTGGTGTACTCCCGGCAACGGACGCGCTTCGTGCTTAATGCCACAAAGCAATGCCCCTGCCGCGTTCCACCGTTCCGCTCCCAGGCGAGTTCGGATCATCCTTCGACTGCGTCGCACCACCCCGCAGCTCTCTGCTTTTCCCGGATTCGATTCCTACTGCTCCTGTTCCTTGCGTTTGACTTATTTATGTTCACTTCAGTTGAATTAGCATCATAAAAAAGCCTGCCATCCCTCGATCCAAACTGGATCAAGGGACGACAGACTTGTAAGTTCTGGCGCGGTACCACCCTCGTTGACGCCGCCCTGTTAAAAGCATAACGTCCACTTAAGCATGCTAACGATTCTAGAAGTCGTCAGCAATGCACCGGATCACGGCGGTTAACCGTAACAACGTACGCGAGCTGCTCCATCAGCCTTGGCCTTCGGCCAACAAAACATGGGCTCGTTTCCGCTATTCCGCTCCCAGGCGAGATTCAAGCTGTTACCCGTCTGCGTTGCACCAACCCGCAGCTCTCTGATCACGGCACTTAAGCTTTACTACTCCTGTTCAACGCGTTTCGCATAATGAATTGTGAAGTGTTGTTGCCTATTATATGCTCACGGAAATCGTCTGTCAATTCAGATATCGAACTGAGGCAAAATTAATTTAACTCCGCACCGACCATTCTTCGAGCGACAGCCCCGGCTCTGCCTTCATGTCGAGTGCCGTGAATTCGCCACGCGTCCACTTGTGATGCGCAGCCGCGCCGATCATCGCGGCATTGTCCGTGCATAGCCCAAGCGGCGGAATCAGCAGCGGAATGCGAGCTTCTTCACAGCGTGCGGTCAATGCCGCGCGTAAGCCCCCATTAGCAGCAACACCGCCGCAGAGCAGCAGCTGCTTGGCGCCTGTCTCGCGCACTGCACGCAATGCTTTTGTCACGAGCACGTCGATCACGGAGGACTGGAATCCACGCGCAAGGGCCGCTTCGCGAAACGGTTCGCCCTTCATTTTCGCAGAGTTGATTGCAGCAAGAACCGCCGACTTCAGCCCGCTGAAGCTGAAATCATACGAATCTGGCTCCAGCCACGCCCGAGGCATCACAACTTCTTCTTCCGCACTTTGAGCAAGCTTGTCGATATAAGGTCCGCCTGGATAAGGGAAATTCAATGTCCGCGCTACTTTATCATACGCTTCTCCGACTGCATCATCGCGAGTTCGTCCAAGAATCTTGAACACACCTTCACTCTCCATGAGCACGAGCTCCGTATGACCACCCGATGCAACGAGCGCCAGGCACGGATACTGCATCTCCGCGACAAGCTCATTCGCATAGATATGTCCGGCGATATGATGGGTGCCGATGAGGGGGAGATCTAACGCCATGGATAAGCTTTTGGCTGCGACGATGCCGACAAGCAGCGCCCCGACTAGCCCCGGACCTTGCGTAACCGCAATGGCCGACAAATCGCGGAATGTCACGCCTGCCTCTGTTAACGCCTGCTCCATAATAAGCGTAATCGACTCGACATGCTTGCGGGATGCGATCTCCGGCACGACGCCTCCGAATCTTTTGTGCGTATCAATTTGGCTCGAAACAATATTCGATAAAATATGTTTACCGCCGCGAATAACCGCTACCGACGTCTCGTCGCAGCTCGTTTCCACAGCGAGAATAAGTTCATTCGTCGTCATCTGCAAGCTCCACACCCGAGGAATCCAGCTCCGCCCACATAATGAGCGCATCCTCCATATTATCTGAATAATAACCGGGGCGAACGCCTGACGGCTCGAATCCCAGTTTCTTGTACAAATGCTGAGCCACCATATTGGACACCCGCACCTCGAGCGTCATACGCTTCGCGCCGAACATGACCGCAGTCCGCTGCAGCTCCACCATCAGCTTCGTGCCGAGCCCAAGACCGCGATATTGCTCACGAACAGCCACATTCGTCACATGCGCCTCATCCATAATCGTCCACATCCCGCCATAGCCGATCACATCGCCCTCGTAATCCATCACCATATAGCGGGCAAAATGATTATTCGTCAGCTCGTTCACGAAGGCTTCCTCGGTCCACGGACTCGTAAAGCTCTCCTTCTCTATGGCGACAATCGTTGGCACATCATCAAGCGTCATCATCCGAAAAACAAGACGGCTCACATCTTCGATAACTTTCACTGTGACACGCCGCCCTTTCCTTCAGCCGCCTGCTGGGCTGTTTTCTCCTGTAGCTTTACTTCCGCTTCCGTCAGCTGCGTATAGTTCGGGATGAACGTATGCGCGTCGTCCTGCTCCCCGGCAGCGAGACGTTTAAGGCCAAGCGAAGCTACCGAGCGTCCTTCGAGGATATACGGCTGCTTGCGCACCTCTACGGCAATGCCGGCTTCAGCGCAAAGCTCCCGCAGCCGATCTGCTTGCACTTCGTGCAGCTCCAAGTCGCCGACAATCCAGATAGCCGAAGGGAGTGATTCCGATTCCGATGATGAAGCTACGATTTCTGCGAGCTTGGCGACAAGCTTGTCCACCCAATCATGCATGAGGCGTATGCCGTCTCGAGCCAACCTGGTCCACGTGCCATCACCATCTGATGCAGCTTCGAACAATGCCGTATATACCTGTCCGCGTCTTGCGTCCATAATCGGGACGATCCACACAGGTGCGCCTGTCTGCGACTGCGAATGCGACTGCTCTACAGCTGCATGGGACTGCCACGCGCCAAAACCAAGTGCCTCAATGCTGGAGACGCCGACGAGCGGCTTGTTCCATACCCAAGACAGCGTTTTGCCGACGGAAACGGCGATTCGCATGCCTGTGTAAGATCCGGGACCGCGTCCAATCGCAATGCCGTCCAGCTCTTCCGGCTTGACGCCGTTGTCCGCGAGGATCTGCTGTACAATCGATACGGTATGAACCGAATGATTGCGCTCCGCAAGCGACTGGATGTCTTGTAAAACCTCTTGTCCGCGCACAAGCGCACAGGCCAAAGAGGCTGTTGATGTATCTAGTGCGAGCACGAGCTGCTGCCCCGTATGTTCACTCATTTGTTTCGTGCTCCTATCGCCTGTAATTGTTTGCACCACGTCACGTACTGCGCGCCGATGCCGGTTATCGTAATCCGCCGCGCTTCGTCGCCTAAGTGCGTGATGTACATCTGCAGCCGATCCGGCGGAAGCAGCGCTTCAATGAGGCTTGCCCATTCGACAATCGTGACACCATCGCCGAAGAAATAGTCGTCGAGACCCAGCTCGTCCGCCTCGTCCTCGGACAACCGATAAACATCCATATGATAAAGCGGCAGCTGCGCGCCTTTGTATTCTTTTATAATCGTAAACGTCGGACTATTCACGACGCCTGGCACACCGATTCCGGCTGCAAAAGCTTGCGAGAATCGCGTTTTGCCCGCGCCAAGATCGCCGTCCAGCGCCAGCACCGTTCCCGGCACTGCCCAGCCCGCCAGGAGCTGCGCCAAACGGACGGTATCCCCTTCGTTCTCCGTCATCCATATGACTTCCATTTGCTCACTCATGAAGCGTATCTCAGCTCCTAATTTCCAAAATGATTATAACCGCGCTTCGCCAGCGCTTCCCGCTGCGGCTCGGCCAATTTGCCAGAGCCTCTTTCAGCAAAATCGCGAATGAGGGCAACGCCGGCAGGTCCTGCCTCGACCTCGCCGATGAGGTACATCGGCAGGCCGGCGGCGGCGAGCTCCGCCTTCGCCGCCTGAGCATCTGCTGCTGCAATCGTGCCGAGCAGCATGTAGTCTTCGCCGCCGTAGAGGATCCAGTTCAGCGGATCCTCGCCGCAGCTGTGCGCGTAGGCGGTCATGCTGCCGCTGCGCGGCAGCAGCGACTCGCGCAGCGCGAGAGCAACGCCCGAAGCCTCGGCGATTTCCCAGGCTTCGCTGGCGAGTCCGTCGCTGATGTCATTCAGCGACGTGATCGTTCCGCGCGCGGCGAGCATCCGCGCCGCGCGAACCGATGGCGCCGGGCGCTGGTGTGCTTGCACCAGCGCCGAGGCGCTCTGCGGCAGCGGCGCGCGTGCGGCCGCCGCGGCGAGCAAAGCGTGAAGACCGGCCGCGGCCATTCCCGCGGGGCCGGTCACGAACACGGCGTCGCCGGGCGCTGCGCCTGCCCGGCGGATCGCCGCTCCTGCCGTGACGGTTCCCATCACCGTCACGGATACAACCATGTGCAGCGGCGCCGATGTCGTGTCGCCGCCAACGATCGCGACGCCATAGGCATTGGCGCACGCGAACAGCCCGTCATAGAGCCGGCTTATTCGTGCCGGCTCCCAAGCTGGCGGTGCGCTGATCGATACCAGCGCATGCCGGGGCTCGCCGCCCATTGCCGCAATATCGCTGATATTGGCGGCAAGTGCTTTCCAGCCGATGTCGAAAGCCTCCATCGTCGCGTCACTGAAATGGACGGTCTCGACCATCGTGTCGACCGCCATCAGCCACTGCAGCTCGCCGCCGGCAACACTCGGCGGAGTCTCTACAATCGCGGCATCATCGCCGATGCCGAGCACAACACCTTGCTCCTGAAGCAGCGCCGTGCTTTGGCGGCCTTCCGTCCAGTAGCGTATCCGCGCAAACTCATCCATTTTGGGCCACCTCCTGCCACGCGCCGCTCTTTTTCCCTTTTGTCCAGTAATACCGCAGCCGTTTGGCCTGATTGCCGATTTCACCGCATTTGCTTAATTTACCTTATTATATCGGTCAAGCACTCTACCCGCAACAAAACAGGCAAGACCGCGCCAGCGCGCAGCCTTGCCTTATTCGGGCAACCTATACCGTAGACACTAGTGAATCGCGCGCTTCTTGAAGCGTCCGCCTTTCACGTCGTGAATGTTGCCAACCGCGAGAAAAGCAGTCGGATCGAGCTCCTGCACAATCGACTTCATCTTCGCCTCTTCGAGACGCGTAATGACGCAGAAGATAACCCGCTTCGAGCCACCGGAGAACGCCCCTTCCCCGTGCAAATACGTCACGCCACGGCCTAGACGGCTGATGATTGCATCGCCGATTTCTTTCCACTCCTGACTGATAATCCAGACCGACTTCGACTGGTCGATCCCCTCCAGCGTCACGTCTATGACCTTGAAGGCAATGTAATAGGCAATCAGAGAGTACATCGCGCTATCCCAAGAGAAGACGAAGCCCGCGCTGCCGAGAATAAACAGATTGAAGAACATGACGATCTCGCCGACCGAGAACGGAGTCTTCTTCGTAAACAGAATTGCAATAATTTCCGTCCCATCGAGCGATCCCCCGAACCGGATGACGAGACCAACGCCGATACCGAGTATAACCCCACCGATAACCGGAGCGAGGAATGTACTATACGTCAGCGCCTTCACTGGGTGCAGCAGCGTCGTTCCAACAGACATAACGACGACTCCATAAAGCGTGGAAAGAGCGAACGTCTTACCAATTTGTTTGTATCCGATGATGAGAAAAGGCAAGTTTAGCAAGAATAGAAAGATACCGAGCGGCAAGCCTGTTAAGTGAGAAACGATGATCGAGATACCGACAATTCCACCGTCAATGATGTTGTTCGGCACGAGAAAAATCTCAAGCGCGACAGCCACAAGCGCAGCGCCAATAGTAAGAAACACAATTCTAGAAAGCAGTTCGAGTTTCGTCAACCGATAATGCTGTTTAGCCATATGATCCCCCCTAAAGCTAATCAAAATCGCGAAAAATGAGCTTATTTATCCATTATAACCTTTTTTAAGCCGAAAACCAAATATAAACCCATGTTATCTTCATCTTTTAAATCTTTATATCTTCCAATCGTCATCTTTCGATGTTTAATGCAGCGTTGAGTATGTACCGATTCAGGCGGTGCATTGCGTTGTCCGCCTGCCGATTACACGCCAAAACACCGCTTTACTACCTCCCATCACCCGTTTCAGACTAATTCCGACCCTCACCTTCAACTGGTGCGAGTTCCAATACAGAGACTCCAATAATGCGCCTCTCGGCCAGCAGATTGACTTTTTTTCCACTTACCTCCGTCCTCGAAAATCGCTTTTTTGTACTCTCACGCTTGATTTCCTCCACTCGCGATGCTGAGAGTCTCGTTTATCGACTCTCAATCGGCAATTCAGCCGCTTTGCACCCGCTCTCCTCCTCGAGAGTCGCTTTTTCGCACTCTCACGCTCGATTTTCACCGCTTTCGGGGCTGAGAGTCGGATTACACGATTCTCAGCCCCATACCGACAATGGCCGCTTCGGCATTGCTCTCGCTGAGCCCTGATCGTCACTTCGAGAGCGGCTTTTCCCCCTCTCACATGCGATTTTCCACCAATCCAGCCACTGAGAGAGTCTTTTCCCTCTCTCACCACGCATCACACACTGGTCACGCCCTGCTCCCCACCTCGAGAGCGGCTTTTCCCTCTCTCACACGCGTTCCCCCACCAATTCAGCCAGCAAGAGAGGCTTTCCCGCTTCTCAGCAGCCATCTCCCACCGGTTACACCCTGCTCCGCGCTTCGAGAGCGGCTTTTCCCTCTCTCACACGCGTTCCCCCACCAATCCAGCCACTAAGAGCGGCTTTTCCCTCTCTCACACACGTTTCCCCACCAATCCAGCCACTAAGAGAGGCTTTTTCCTCTCTCAGCCAATATGCAATTCAGTTAGTTAGTTTAAGATCTCATTGGCATAGTTAAGCTACAGTCTGAGTCCAGTCTCAGCTAGAGTCCCGCTAGTGAAAATTAATAGCCAACAAAAAAGTACAACCCTTCTCCCATTCCCCTATTGCCCCCGTCACCAAAATAAGTTACTTTTAAACATAACGAAACTTTTCACCATATACGACTTACTATTCGCATACATAAGGAGCCATTAACATGCCAATCGACGATATCGACCGTCATATCATACGTCTTCTGAACAAGGATGGGCGCATGTCCTATACCGACCTCGCGAAGGAGGTAGGACTATCCCGCGTCGCTGTGCAGGCGCGCGTTGCTACGCTCATGGAGAACGGCGTCATTGAGCGATTCTCCGCCGTCGTCAATCCGGAGAAGCTCGGCATCAACGTCTCAGGGTTCTTCAACGTCGAGGTGGAGCCGCAGCACCTGTACGAAGTCGCAAGCCGGCTCGCCGATGAGCCGGTCGTGACGAGCTTGTATCATATGTCCGGCCCGAGCAAGCTGCATATGCATGCCCTGTTCGCGAATAATCAGGAGATGGAAGCCTTCCTCATCGGGACGCTCTATAAACTAGAAGGCGTCACAAGCGTAGACAGCCAAGTGCTGATCACAAGGTACAAAAGCCGCATGGGAATGAGGTTATAACGTGACCAATACCAATCCTACGACTTCTCCAAGCTTAAAAACCTACACCCAGCTCTGCTGGGCGATGATGAAGACCGGCATTCTCGGCTATGGCGGCGGACCGTCAATTATTCCGCTTATCCGCTACGAAGCGGTAACGAAGCATCGCTGGCTCGCGGACGAGGAGTTCGGCGAGATTCTCGCCCTCGCCAATGCGCTGCCGGGTCCTATCGCGACGAAGCTTGCCGCTTATCTTGGCTACCGGCTGAAGGGCTCGCTTGGCGCAATTCTCTCGGTGCTCGCCCACATCTTGCCTTCGTCCATCGCGATGCTGTCACTGCTATCGGCGGTGAACTACCTCAGCCATTCCGTCATTGTCCGAGGCATGATCAGCGCCGTCGCACCGGTCATCGCCGTCATGCTCGGCGTCATGGCATACGAATTCGGCGAACGCGCCGTGAAGGGGCTCGGCCGCAAGCTCGGCATCGTCATGCTGCTCGCATCCTTTGCGCTGCTGCAGCTGCTCGGTGTCCATCCCGCGATTGTGATCGTCCTGTTCCTTGCGTACGGAGCGATGCATTTCAAGCTGCTCGGCCGCCTGCAGCGCACCAAATCGACCCATAATTCGGGACAGAAATGAGGCTCGCCTAAATGGAATGGCTCAAACTAGTATTCGGCTTCTTCATCGCCAACGTGCTTGGCTATGGCGGCGGTCCATCCTCGATCCCGCTTATGTATCAAGAAATTGTTACGCATTATCACTGGACGAACGACGCAGAATTCTCGAACATTCTTGCTCTGGGCAACGCGCTGCCCGGCCCGATTGCGACGAAGATCGCGACCTATGTCGGCTATGAAGCCGCCGGATGGGTTGGCATTGCCGCAGCGCTGATTGCGACGATCGTGCCATCCGCCGTTGCGCTCATCATCCTGCTCAAAGTGCTGAAGAAACACCGCTCGTCCCCTGTCGTCAAAGGCATGACGCTGCTCGTTCAGCCCGTCATCGCGATCATGATGGTGCTGCTCACCTGGCAGATGGGCAGAACATCAGTCCACGACATCGGCATCTGGCAAGGGCTGATCATCGCAGCCGTCGCCTTCTGGGCCATGCAAATCCGCCGCATCCACCCAGCCTTCGTCATCATCGCGGCGTTCGCTTATGGGGGACTCGTTCTCCCCTTGCTATAGCCGAATCCTACAATCCGCTGCACAGCAAAGAGCGCCCCAGCCTCGGTCACCCGAAGCCAAGGGCGCTCCTTTTTCATTAATCCCTAATTGCTTATACTGCCCTACTTGCTCGCTACTCCTCGCCATCCTCTTTCAGACGATCACACGAAACTGTCTGCGTATTCAGCGGATCGGAGCCAACCTGCACGGTTGCCATCCCATTCACTTCATCCACATTTTCGATCCAGACCGGCTGCCCGCCCAATTGAACGGAGAAGGTATCCTTGGAGCTGTAAATTTGCATGGCGCGTTTCGTATCCATTGATCGTTAATTCCTCGTTTCTTGCTCCATTGTATCCGTGGTGGATTCAGCAATTAACCCATTGTTCAAGGTTACTTGCCCGCCGCCTAATCCTTCATTCACCATCCGGTCAATGTCCATAAAATAATCTGCGCGGCCTTCATGGTTCTTGTCGTTGTTATCTGTATCCGCCATTCCAAAGTCCTCCTTCAGATGATGATGTTGGCTTACTAACGAAAATATGCCCTTCACAGCTTACTTTCATGCATTTGCGGGAACACTGGTACTAGCGTTCAATTACAGGGTGAGGGGGAAATAAGATGCACACGGTTTGGAAAGGGGCCATCAGCTTCGGCCTCGTACATGTGCCTGTCAAAATGTTTTCAGCTACCGAGGATAAAGATATTTCGCTCAAAATGATCCACCGCGAGTGCGGGAGCAATATTAGCTATATTCGTAAATGTCCGACCTGCGAGGTCGATGTGGAGTGGGATGATATTGTAAAAGGTTACGAGTACGAGAAGGGCCGCTACGTTCTATTGGAGAAGGACGAGCTGGAGGCTCTTTCGAGCGACGCGACGAAGACGATTACGATTCTTGATTTTGTCGCGCTGGAGGAGATAGACCCGATTTATTTTCAGAAGACGTACTACCTCTCCCCGATCAAGCGGGCGGCAATGCGTACAATCTGCTGATGGAGGCCATGCGGCAATCCGGCCGTATCGGCATCGCGAAGGTATCTATCCGTTCGAAAAGCTCGCTTGCTGCAATCCGTATTATTGATGACTGCCTGGCTATGGAGACGATATTCTACCCCGATGAGATTCGGTCAATCGACCAAGTTCCCGGCCTGCCTGAGACGGTAAACGTCAATGAGAAAGAGCTGATGATGGCGCGGATGCTGATCGAGCAGCTGTCGACCCCTTTTGAGCCGGCAAAGTATACCGATGACTATCGCACCCGTCTAATGGATCTCATTCAGCATAAAATCGCCGGCGAAGACGTTTCTGTCGCGCCTGAGCAGCAGCGCACGAATGTGCTTGACCTCATGGCTGCGCTGCAAGCAAGCCTCGAGGCGGTGAAGCTGCCGCCGAACGCGCCCGGCGGCATCGATACTGGAGCGGCGAGCACCACACCTTCCTCTGCCACTGAACCACCCGCCGCAGCGGAAGCTGGCACAGCAGCCGGAGGCGAGGTCGTCGCCAAAGTGAAGACGCCGCGTGCTCGCAAAACGGCGAAGAAGGAAACGGTGTCCTAGATGTCTGCGCACAATCAGGAGCAGCCGTGGGCAGACGATTCCTCAGCGCTTGCGGCGGTAAATTTGAGCGGTGGCGGCGCTTTGCAGCCGCTCGCTCTTCCGAATGAACCGATGGCTCCAATCTCGGATGACGAGCTGCCAATCGGGAGCGATTGGGGCTACCAGCTCAAGTGGGACGGCGTCCGCATGCTTGCTCGGCTTGATGGGGACGGGCATGTGGAGCTATTTTCGCGGAAGCTGTATTTGAAGAACGGTATCTATCCGGAGATAGTTTCGCTGATCACCTCCAAGGCGGAGAAACTTGGCCGCTGCTTGCTCGATGGTGAAGTCGTCTGGTTTGATGGCGTTCGCCCGAGCTTCCAGCATGTCCTCAAAAGAGAACGTTCGCGCTCGACAGACACAGAAACAAGAGCGCCGCTGAATGGCGGGCTTGTCTATGTGCTGTTCGATATTCTCGCTGATGAGAGCGGCGACCTTCGGCAGCTGCCCTACGAGGAGCGCCACCGTAAGCTGATGGAACTGTGTCCCGCGGACGATCCGCGCATGTTCGTGACGGAGCTGTTCAAGGACGGTCCGGCGCTGTGGGAATGGGTACAGACGAACAGTTGGGAAGGTGTCGTGAGTAAGCGGCTTAGCAGCCCTTATCGGGACGACAAGAAGCACCGCGATTGGCTGAAGAAGAAGATTGCGCTTGTGCTCGATGTCGATATTGTTGGACTTAAGTGGCGAAATGGCATTGTGGCGAGCCTCGTCATGGAGTATGAAGACAGCTATCTCGGCAGCGTCTCTCTTGGCCTTAATGATGCGCTTCGGCGCGTAATTGCTTCAACCTTTCGTCCGCAGAACGCGCAGCTGGCCGTTGTCGCCTGTCCTTTTCCGGTGACGCCGGAGGATCTGCGCAAAGAAGAAGTACAGTGGCTCTCGATGCCGTTCAAATGCCGCGTGACCGGGCTTGAGTTCACTTCCGCGGGACAGCTGCGCCATCCGAAGCTTGTCACCTTCCTGCCTAAGGAGCCTCTGCCATGAGCGCCCGTTCGGTTAAGGGGACCATCGTCGTCGAAGGACAGGAGCTGACGATCAGTAATCCGGACAAATTGCTTTTCCCCGATATGGGCATCACGAAGGCGATCTTCTTGCAGCGGCTGGCTGCGCTATCGCCTTGGCTAATTAAGCATTGCCAGGATCGAATGCTGACGACGATTCGTTTTCCCGATGGCGTGGACGGCAAATCATTTTATCAGAAGAACTGCCCCACTCCTGCCCCAGAGTTCGTCGAAACGGTGCAGCATGAGAGCATCGCCTACGTGAAGCTAACATCGCTGCCGGTACTTCTGTGGCTCGGTAATTTGGCTTGCATCGAATACCACGCCTCATTCGATCGTATCAGCAACCCCGTACATCCAACGGAGTGGATACTCGATCTAGACCCAACGCTGGAGGAAGAGCCTCGCATCATGGAGGCAGCCTTGCTCGTCGGCGATCTTCTCCGATCACTTGGCGTCGAATCCGTGCCGAAGACGTCGGGTGCGACAGGTGTGCAAGTCATCGTACCGCTCATCCCTGAGCTAACCTTCGACGAATTGCGCGTCATCGGGGAGTTTGTCGGCAGCTACTTGTCGGACAAGCATCCGCAGCTGTTTACGATCGAGCGATTCAAGCGGAATCGCGGCGAGCTGATCTATATCGACTACCTGCAGCACTACAGCGGCAAAACCATCATCGCCCCCTACTCTCCGCGCGCCCGCCGAGCCGCCAGCGTCTCCACCCCTCTCTACTGGGATGAAGTTCGCCGCGGCGTCTCGATTACCGACTACAATTTACTGAACATCGAAGAGAGATTGCTGCAGGAAGGCGATCTGCTGGACAAAGTGGCACCGCAGTCGCTCAGGTCGATTCTTCAGTTTATTGGCGCGAAGGGTCGGTAGGAGACGAAATAGAGAGCAAGCAGAGTGATAGTTTTCTTGGAGAGCTTTATTTTCGTGGTAAAATAAGGTGTACATTCCGAGGGAGGTTATCACCTTGTACTTGTTCCAATCCAGCAGCCTTCGTGTCCGTCCGCTTGCTGAAGCTGATGCCGTTCACCTCGTGAAGTGGCTGTCTGACCCTACTATTTTGCAGTATTATGCGGGGAGAGATCGTCCTCATGATATGAAGATGGTTCACGATATTTTCTATCAGGATAGCGATACCGACGCTGAATTCAGATGTTTGATCGAATACGATTCCGTGCCCATTGGTTATGTCCAATTCTATGAACTGGATGATGAATACAAGCAAAAGCTTGGATATGCGATGCCGGAGTTGAACGAGACCATCTACGGTGCTGATCAGTTTATCGGAGAACCGGATTATTGGAATAAAGGAATCGGTACGTCGCTGGTGCGAGCAATGGTCGAGTATATCGTGCAAGCGCTGAGAGCAAGCAGAGTCGTGATGGATCCGCAAACGTGGAATACGAGGTCGATCGCTTGTTACGAGAAATGCGGCTTTCGCAAGATAAAGCTGCTGCCAGCTCACGAATGGCATGAAGGCGAACGAAGAGATTCGTGGCTGATGGAATATGCCGCACGATAAAATCCGCACAATTTTATAGAAAATGTAGTTTTATTTTCGTTGTCCGATTCGGCGTATCGGCGTATTATTAGAGTAACAATATATCGAATGAGGTGATCGTTCATGAAGGAAGAAGCAGCGCGTCTGCACGAACGCACCAACACTTGGCACCACAAGCACAATACTCGTGTGGCTGAATTTCATAAGCTCCACGCTGAGCAGCTCGAGCAAGGAACGAACGGGACGAGCTGGCTGGCGAGATGGGAACGATTCGTGTACACGAATGGAAAGCGTCTGATCAAGAAAGTAACGAGGTAGCCGAGGTAGCTTGTGCCCTCTACCCGCTTCGGCCGCACTCAAGAGCAATAAACAAGAAAGCCGGACCCTCACTAAGGGCCCGGCTTTCTTCTATTCTCTCAACATCTATCACAATATGGATTCGATCCGCGCCAGCACGTCTTCAGACAACGTGATGCCAGAAGCGTTCACGTTCTCGACGACTTGCTCCGGACGGCTTGCGCCGACAAGCGCGCTCGCTACGTTCGATTGGCGCAGGATCCATGCAAGCGCCAGCTGGCCAGTCGTGATCTCGAGTTCCTTCGCAATCGCGGACAACGCGCCGACCTTCGCGATTTTCTCCTCGGTGATGCCTTTGCGCACCCATTCAAGCTTCGATGCACGGCTGCCCTCAGGGATATCAGCCAAAGAGGCGTATTTTCCAGTCAGGAGGCCTTGAGCCAGCGGCGAGAATACGACCTGTCCAATGCCGTTCTTCTCTCCGTACGGGATGACTTCCTTCTCAATG
This window harbors:
- a CDS encoding chromate transporter — protein: MTNTNPTTSPSLKTYTQLCWAMMKTGILGYGGGPSIIPLIRYEAVTKHRWLADEEFGEILALANALPGPIATKLAAYLGYRLKGSLGAILSVLAHILPSSIAMLSLLSAVNYLSHSVIVRGMISAVAPVIAVMLGVMAYEFGERAVKGLGRKLGIVMLLASFALLQLLGVHPAIVIVLFLAYGAMHFKLLGRLQRTKSTHNSGQK
- a CDS encoding chromate transporter; translation: MEWLKLVFGFFIANVLGYGGGPSSIPLMYQEIVTHYHWTNDAEFSNILALGNALPGPIATKIATYVGYEAAGWVGIAAALIATIVPSAVALIILLKVLKKHRSSPVVKGMTLLVQPVIAIMMVLLTWQMGRTSVHDIGIWQGLIIAAVAFWAMQIRRIHPAFVIIAAFAYGGLVLPLL
- a CDS encoding H-type small acid-soluble spore protein; translation: MDTKRAMQIYSSKDTFSVQLGGQPVWIENVDEVNGMATVQVGSDPLNTQTVSCDRLKEDGEE
- a CDS encoding ATP-dependent DNA ligase — encoded protein: MSAHNQEQPWADDSSALAAVNLSGGGALQPLALPNEPMAPISDDELPIGSDWGYQLKWDGVRMLARLDGDGHVELFSRKLYLKNGIYPEIVSLITSKAEKLGRCLLDGEVVWFDGVRPSFQHVLKRERSRSTDTETRAPLNGGLVYVLFDILADESGDLRQLPYEERHRKLMELCPADDPRMFVTELFKDGPALWEWVQTNSWEGVVSKRLSSPYRDDKKHRDWLKKKIALVLDVDIVGLKWRNGIVASLVMEYEDSYLGSVSLGLNDALRRVIASTFRPQNAQLAVVACPFPVTPEDLRKEEVQWLSMPFKCRVTGLEFTSAGQLRHPKLVTFLPKEPLP
- the ligD gene encoding non-homologous end-joining DNA ligase, producing the protein MSARSVKGTIVVEGQELTISNPDKLLFPDMGITKAIFLQRLAALSPWLIKHCQDRMLTTIRFPDGVDGKSFYQKNCPTPAPEFVETVQHESIAYVKLTSLPVLLWLGNLACIEYHASFDRISNPVHPTEWILDLDPTLEEEPRIMEAALLVGDLLRSLGVESVPKTSGATGVQVIVPLIPELTFDELRVIGEFVGSYLSDKHPQLFTIERFKRNRGELIYIDYLQHYSGKTIIAPYSPRARRAASVSTPLYWDEVRRGVSITDYNLLNIEERLLQEGDLLDKVAPQSLRSILQFIGAKGR
- a CDS encoding GNAT family N-acetyltransferase, which encodes MYLFQSSSLRVRPLAEADAVHLVKWLSDPTILQYYAGRDRPHDMKMVHDIFYQDSDTDAEFRCLIEYDSVPIGYVQFYELDDEYKQKLGYAMPELNETIYGADQFIGEPDYWNKGIGTSLVRAMVEYIVQALRASRVVMDPQTWNTRSIACYEKCGFRKIKLLPAHEWHEGERRDSWLMEYAAR